One genomic window of Candidatus Didemnitutus sp. includes the following:
- a CDS encoding DUF2326 domain-containing protein translates to MLRAKWNHNVQFLFHDSLLYSNMDPRQRSILFREAKATAERDGEQYIATINQDALDSMREELSAEEFNQIFGDAVVLQLTDKSDADKLLGVHINFDYDS, encoded by the coding sequence GTGCTAAGGGCAAAGTGGAACCACAACGTTCAGTTTCTTTTCCACGATAGTCTTTTGTATTCCAATATGGATCCCCGTCAGCGCTCGATCCTTTTCAGGGAAGCGAAAGCTACCGCCGAACGGGATGGCGAACAATATATCGCGACGATAAATCAAGATGCGTTGGACAGCATGCGCGAAGAACTCAGTGCAGAGGAATTCAACCAAATCTTTGGCGATGCAGTGGTCCTCCAGTTGACGGACAAGAGTGATGCGGACAAACTCTTAGGCGTTCACATCAACTTCGACTACGACTCTTGA